One part of the Lycium ferocissimum isolate CSIRO_LF1 chromosome 8, AGI_CSIRO_Lferr_CH_V1, whole genome shotgun sequence genome encodes these proteins:
- the LOC132066515 gene encoding uncharacterized protein LOC132066515, with product MIIGGVEIPRGPMMKKTKFSITREKRTRDCVPEGFVFISDEDVEGIIQPHNDALVISVLINKTHVKCILIDPGSSANIIRWKVVEQLGLLDQIVPIAHVLNGFNMACETTKGEITLPVNAAGIIQHTKFYVIDGEMRYNALLGRPWLHIMRAVPSTLHQMLKFPTLEGVKIIHGEQPAANGMFAVEEAVQTPKKAMHEDTENANEMEDTK from the coding sequence ATGATCATTGGGGGAGTAGAAATACCCCGAGGTCCaatgatgaagaagacaaagtTCTCAATCACCCGAGAAAAGAGAACCAGGGACTGTGTACCAGAGGGATTTGTCTTCATTAGTGACGAAGACGTAGAGGGCATCATTCAACCCCACAATGATGCTTTGGTAATTTCTGTCCTTATAAATAAAACTCATGTGAAAtgtattttgattgatccaggtagctcggccaacattaTCCGATGGAAGGTAGTGGAGCAGTTGGGACTGTTGGATCAGATTGTACCAATAGCCCATGTCCTAAACGGATTTAATATGGCGTGCGAAACTACAAAAGGCGAGATTACACTACCAGTGAACGCAGCCGGTATAATCCAGCACACAAAGTTCTATGTCATTGACGGAGAAATGAGATATAATGCTTTGCTTGGAAGACCGTGGTTGCACATCATGAGGGCGGTGCCTTCGACCTTGCACCAAATGCTAAAATTCCCAACCTTAGAAGGAGTAAAAATCATTCATGGAGAGCAACCTGCGGCAAATGGGATGTTCGCGGTTGAAGAAGCTGTCCAAACACCGAAGAAAGCCATGCACGAGGACACCGAGAATGCGAATGAAATGGAAGACACCAAATAG